In the Drosophila biarmipes strain raj3 chromosome X, RU_DBia_V1.1, whole genome shotgun sequence genome, one interval contains:
- the LOC108023322 gene encoding uncharacterized protein LOC108023322: protein MKSAPENTDEGEEDGEGQDHHEGDPRPLPYDFEKELIQKSNRHIRLYESFVPVSRVHPLTRKFYAQYEQRQPPDRLGYLRHTWPEKQLERQRQLVQAVPLLESQVYGWLPLQSGERAANLNFLHAPKLRCGMTVHGERLIAERITARPPFNGLRFLLH from the exons ATGAAGTCGGCACCCGAGAACACCGACGAGGGCGAGGAGGACGGCGAGGGACAGGATCATCACGAGGGGGATCCTCGACCGCTGCCCTACGACTTCGAAAAGGAGCTGATCCAAAAATCCAACCGACACATTCGACTGTACGAATCCTTTGTTCCAGTGAGCCGAG TTCATCCACTGACCCGAAAGTTCTACGCGCAGTACGAGCAGCGTCAGCCTCCGGATCGATTGGGCTATCTGCGGCACACATGGCCGGAGAAGCAGTTGGAGCGCCAGAGACAATTGGTCCAGGCAGTTCCACTCCTGGAGTCCCAGGTTTACGGCTGGCTGCCGCTTCAAAGTGGCGAGCGGGCCGCAAATCTGAACTTCTTGCATGCTCCAAAACTGCGATGCGGCATGACTGTTCACGGGGAGCGATTGATAGCGGAGAGAATTACGGCGCGACCTCCTTTCAATGGACTTAGATTCCTGCTCCACTAA
- the LOC108023275 gene encoding LOW QUALITY PROTEIN: uncharacterized protein LOC108023275 (The sequence of the model RefSeq protein was modified relative to this genomic sequence to represent the inferred CDS: inserted 2 bases in 1 codon) produces the protein MAHSKRACKAARDANAQKAETKTEENPEPETRKEQRPDNHGTEFPTADQFLERLIQTLHKSWLQVRRLAEFVMSELGGNDFLEAIAAWCARNPHIAICLLXLPFLIIFGFGIATMVMTFTGLLVLEGTLLTIVSLVFFVCLGGFVIIVPLFGVAAVAAYFGFAQVYGLCDGMERQKSALVKFVRDKRKICDPQPAPVTINEEPTSTS, from the exons ATG GCTCACTCTAAGAGGGCTTGCAAAGCTGCCAGAGACGCGAATGCCCAGAAGGCAGAAACGAAAACAGAAGAAAACCCGGAGCCAGAAACCAGAAAGGAGCAAAGGCCGGATAATCATGGTACAGAATTCCCCACAGCGGACCAGTTTCTGGAAAGATTGATCCAGACCCTCCACAAGTCAT GGCTTCAGGTGCGTCGCCTGGCTGAGTTTGTGATGTCCGAGCTGGGCGGAAATGATTTCCTGGAGGCTATTGCGGCCTGGTGCGCCCGGAACCCACATATAGCCATCTGCCTGCT GCTCCCCTTCCTCATAATCTTTGGCTTCGGAATAGCCACCATGGTGATGACTTTTACTGGTCTGCTGGTACTAGAAG GCACACTTCTCACCATCGTGTCCCTGGTGTTTTTCGTCTGCCTGGGCGGATTCGTCATTATTGTTCCTCTGTTTGGAGTCGCCGCTGTGGCTGCCTATTTTGGCTTCGCCCAGGTCTATGGGCTGTGCGACGGCATGGAGCGCCAGAAGAGCGCTTTGGTCAAGTTCGTCAGGGATAAGCGCAAGATCTGTGATCCCCAGCCAGCTCCTGTGACCATTAACGAGGAACCCACTTCTACTTCATAA